A genomic segment from Neobacillus sp. YX16 encodes:
- a CDS encoding 3-oxoacid CoA-transferase subunit B has translation MSNEQKVGWSKIELATRVAQDLEDGWFVNLGIGIPTLVADVIPEGREIILHSENGLLGLGPKPEPGEEDMDLVNAGKEPITLKPGGCFFSQSDSFAMIRGGHLDAAILGAFQVSMYGDLASWKLPNKPLGRVGGAMDLTVGAKRVFLCMQHTSKGVPKIVEECTYPLTAPRCVDRIYTDLAVIDVTDDGLVVQELAPGVTFEYLQENTAAPLKILETRLSKGDSAQQ, from the coding sequence ATGAGTAATGAACAGAAGGTTGGATGGTCAAAGATAGAGTTAGCAACTCGAGTAGCGCAAGATTTAGAAGATGGATGGTTTGTAAATCTTGGTATTGGTATACCGACACTTGTGGCCGATGTCATTCCTGAAGGACGGGAAATTATTCTCCATAGTGAGAATGGACTTCTTGGGCTGGGGCCAAAACCTGAACCAGGGGAAGAGGATATGGACCTGGTTAATGCAGGTAAGGAACCAATTACATTAAAACCAGGCGGCTGCTTTTTCTCACAATCAGACTCATTTGCGATGATCCGCGGCGGCCACCTTGATGCAGCCATATTAGGCGCATTCCAAGTCTCAATGTATGGCGATCTTGCTAGTTGGAAACTCCCTAACAAACCGCTTGGACGTGTTGGAGGAGCGATGGATTTAACGGTCGGCGCAAAGCGAGTATTCCTCTGCATGCAGCATACGAGCAAGGGAGTCCCGAAAATAGTTGAGGAATGCACCTACCCACTGACTGCACCTCGTTGTGTAGATCGTATCTATACAGACCTTGCAGTAATTGACGTGACAGATGATGGTCTTGTCGTACAAGAACTAGCTCCTGGTGTTACGTTTGAATACCTGCAGGAGAATACTGCTGCACCGCTTAAAATTCTTGAGACCAGACTTTCAAAAGGAGATTCTGCGCAGCAATGA
- a CDS encoding GntR family transcriptional regulator, translating to MIKHDNRLTIDRSSSVPLYKQIKEILIEELHAANGETGRPFRTEQDLVQRFHVSRAPVRQALKELADEGYVYRERARGTFPVQELPVRPPGLELGGLAGFLRDQGLDSTSKILSVGQVLTTEKLCTLLVLESSDKVLRISRLIMLKEKPLVWSQTHLSLSKDFLPTKREVEKVDSVFVLLERELGISISRGDHQICASSAASMEAELLGINDGDPVLVIETKLYTRNDRLIGWRRAVHRANDYKFSFTVNR from the coding sequence ATGATTAAGCACGACAATAGGTTAACCATAGATCGCAGCTCATCGGTGCCCCTTTATAAACAAATCAAGGAAATTTTGATTGAGGAACTGCACGCTGCTAATGGTGAGACTGGTCGCCCCTTCAGAACCGAGCAGGATCTTGTTCAGCGCTTCCACGTGAGCCGGGCACCTGTTCGCCAGGCACTGAAGGAGCTTGCTGATGAAGGGTACGTTTATCGAGAGCGGGCGAGGGGAACATTCCCTGTTCAGGAACTCCCAGTCCGCCCCCCGGGGTTAGAGTTAGGAGGACTCGCTGGATTTCTTCGTGATCAAGGTTTAGATAGTACTTCAAAAATATTAAGTGTTGGACAGGTGTTAACCACAGAGAAACTGTGCACACTCCTCGTACTTGAGTCGAGTGATAAGGTCTTAAGAATCTCCCGTTTAATCATGCTTAAAGAGAAACCATTGGTATGGTCACAAACCCATTTATCACTCTCAAAGGATTTTCTACCGACTAAACGCGAGGTTGAGAAGGTGGATAGTGTCTTCGTGCTCCTTGAAAGAGAACTAGGTATTAGCATTTCACGAGGTGATCACCAAATTTGTGCTTCAAGCGCTGCCAGTATGGAGGCAGAGCTTTTGGGTATCAATGACGGGGACCCAGTTCTTGTAATAGAGACAAAGTTGTACACGCGTAATGATAGACTCATAGGCTGGAGAAGGGCTGTTCATAGAGCCAATGACTATAAGTTTTCTTTCACTGTTAATCGTTGA
- a CDS encoding NAD(P)/FAD-dependent oxidoreductase, whose translation MNSKSNLRIAILGGGIGGASTAVALRHAGFNVNIYEQAAAITEVGAGIGLRPPSIHYFKKWGLLEEIERVTHKSAQIEILSDQAEVVLKEQWPALTDDPNEKWARLIHRADCLDTLINAIPSEFLHLNHKCKNIVRHGNYAEIEFENGVKVEADLVIGADGIRSLTRTLFFSQAQPVFHHYHAYRALVNEEETYGLATEDTLRIIADDKVNIYLLPLKYRKQVSVDITVPHSDPTGRPNVPKEDMLRELKNYHPDLQKIAENVDHWDIRALYDIDPINQWSNECITLLGDSAHSMLHNQGQGANMAIQDAGVLAECLLEADSIAEALQKYETLRKPVCHLFQNLSRQFHSAKEETFFPEKEFFENA comes from the coding sequence ATGAATTCAAAGTCAAATTTAAGAATTGCTATTCTCGGTGGAGGTATTGGTGGGGCATCAACGGCAGTAGCTTTACGCCATGCAGGATTTAATGTCAATATCTATGAGCAAGCAGCAGCTATAACAGAGGTAGGTGCAGGTATAGGTTTACGTCCGCCTTCCATCCATTATTTCAAGAAATGGGGCCTCTTGGAGGAAATCGAGAGAGTAACCCATAAAAGCGCCCAAATAGAGATTCTTTCAGATCAAGCGGAAGTAGTACTTAAGGAACAATGGCCAGCATTAACAGATGATCCAAATGAAAAATGGGCGAGATTGATTCATCGTGCAGACTGTCTGGATACGTTAATTAATGCAATTCCATCCGAGTTTCTCCATTTGAATCACAAATGTAAAAACATCGTTCGTCATGGAAATTATGCAGAAATTGAGTTTGAAAACGGTGTCAAAGTGGAAGCTGATTTGGTCATTGGTGCGGATGGTATTCGTTCTCTAACTCGTACGCTATTTTTCAGCCAAGCTCAGCCGGTTTTCCACCATTACCATGCATATCGGGCTCTTGTAAATGAGGAAGAAACATATGGATTGGCAACTGAAGACACACTCCGAATTATTGCGGATGATAAAGTCAATATCTATTTGTTGCCGTTGAAATATCGTAAACAAGTTTCCGTCGATATTACCGTACCACATAGCGATCCGACTGGAAGGCCGAACGTACCGAAAGAAGATATGCTTAGAGAGTTAAAGAATTACCATCCTGATCTCCAAAAGATTGCTGAAAATGTAGATCATTGGGATATTCGTGCGCTATACGATATCGATCCAATCAACCAGTGGAGCAATGAATGTATCACTTTGCTAGGGGATTCTGCACATTCAATGCTTCATAATCAAGGCCAAGGGGCAAATATGGCTATTCAAGATGCAGGTGTATTGGCTGAATGTTTACTAGAAGCTGATTCCATTGCAGAAGCTTTACAAAAGTATGAGACTCTAAGAAAACCAGTTTGCCATTTATTTCAAAATTTATCTCGTCAGTTCCATAGTGCCAAGGAAGAAACCTTTTTCCCTGAAAAAGAATTCTTTGAAAATGCTTAA
- a CDS encoding alpha/beta hydrolase has protein sequence MPVHPEIKKILDFIPHSESKPKIIPEEHRKMFDAPVLPVEQRVQVYSVEERTIPTVEADIPVRIYTHEEADSYPLLMYFHGGAFMSGNLESHDEVVRPICKESGYKVISVGYRLAPEDPYPAALVDCYNVTKWATEHKDELKWDGKNLAIAGDSSGGNLVAAVSIMARDKKEFTITKQVLFYPSLDLDFSEFRYPSLVENGKGYFVESDQLAEINSFYLLGNVDTDNPLVSPMREENLENLPAAFVITAEFDPFRDEGELFAEKLKKCGVHVKLKRYEGATHGFLGKFTHLDEYKDVYKRTADFLSSK, from the coding sequence ATGCCTGTACATCCAGAGATAAAAAAAATATTGGATTTCATTCCACATTCCGAATCTAAGCCAAAAATAATTCCAGAAGAACATAGAAAAATGTTCGATGCACCCGTTTTACCGGTTGAGCAGCGTGTTCAGGTTTATTCAGTTGAAGAAAGAACCATTCCTACGGTTGAAGCGGATATTCCAGTCAGAATTTATACGCATGAAGAAGCAGATTCTTATCCACTTCTGATGTATTTCCATGGTGGAGCATTTATGTCAGGTAATTTAGAAAGTCATGATGAAGTGGTTCGCCCGATTTGCAAAGAATCAGGCTATAAAGTTATTTCTGTGGGTTATCGTCTTGCTCCTGAAGATCCTTATCCAGCAGCATTAGTAGATTGCTATAATGTTACAAAGTGGGCAACAGAACATAAAGACGAATTAAAATGGGATGGTAAGAATCTTGCTATTGCTGGAGATAGTTCTGGCGGTAATTTAGTTGCTGCAGTTTCTATTATGGCTCGTGATAAAAAGGAATTTACTATTACGAAGCAAGTATTGTTTTATCCATCCTTAGACCTCGACTTTAGTGAATTTCGTTACCCTTCACTAGTGGAAAATGGAAAGGGCTATTTCGTAGAGAGCGATCAATTAGCAGAAATTAACTCCTTCTATCTATTAGGGAATGTGGATACCGATAATCCGCTTGTATCACCTATGCGAGAGGAAAATTTAGAAAACCTTCCGGCAGCTTTTGTCATTACGGCAGAATTTGATCCATTTAGAGATGAAGGGGAACTATTTGCGGAGAAGTTAAAAAAATGTGGTGTACATGTGAAATTAAAAAGATATGAAGGGGCGACACATGGCTTTTTAGGTAAATTCACACATCTTGATGAATATAAAGATGTTTACAAACGAACAGCTGATTTTTTAAGCTCCAAGTAA
- a CDS encoding MFS transporter translates to MKNKKFWTYENKLVIIVFFTIGFVFFDRLAINYLFPMISVDLGLNYTQLGLLGAALALTWSVSGPLGGFISDKVKSKKSMLAVLVLAFSVVSLMHGLAQSFAMLFVLRLLMGIVEGPLIPQTQSILAMESSERRRGFNLGFTMNTSNALFGSILAPVVIVALATNFDWHTAFYLTIIPGVILSFVILKSVKNPDPVKFHAMHATKSTEKIKVKDVLKHRNIWLSVVIFSLVMTTLMAFQIFGPTYLVQAKGLSETTMSFVMASFGVGYAIFGFLIPTLSERTGRKPASLVSGFLLILIPLSIVFVDSIPLMMLLLFMGSAGSGVIGMSMSVIPVESVPLQYSGLAIGLTIGIGELIGGFLNPMINGALADMYGIQTPLYVAAAAGALAFLFCFLYKETAPAKVQASLSVDASVRV, encoded by the coding sequence ATGAAAAATAAGAAGTTTTGGACGTATGAAAATAAGTTAGTAATAATCGTATTCTTCACAATTGGATTCGTATTCTTTGACCGCCTAGCGATTAACTACCTATTCCCAATGATTTCTGTAGATTTAGGACTAAACTACACGCAATTAGGATTACTTGGAGCAGCGCTTGCATTAACTTGGTCAGTATCTGGACCATTAGGGGGATTCATTTCAGATAAGGTTAAGAGTAAGAAATCGATGTTAGCGGTTTTAGTTTTGGCATTTTCAGTTGTTTCATTAATGCATGGTTTAGCACAATCATTTGCAATGTTATTCGTACTACGTCTATTAATGGGTATTGTAGAAGGTCCGCTGATTCCGCAAACACAATCGATTTTAGCAATGGAATCGTCAGAGCGTCGTAGAGGATTTAACTTAGGTTTCACCATGAATACTAGTAACGCTTTATTCGGCAGTATTTTAGCGCCTGTAGTAATCGTTGCCTTAGCAACAAATTTTGACTGGCATACTGCATTTTATTTGACGATTATACCAGGGGTTATTTTAAGCTTTGTCATCCTTAAATCTGTAAAGAATCCAGACCCAGTGAAATTCCATGCTATGCATGCTACAAAATCGACTGAAAAAATTAAAGTTAAAGATGTTCTTAAGCACCGTAATATTTGGTTATCAGTTGTTATTTTCAGTTTAGTGATGACAACACTTATGGCATTCCAAATTTTTGGACCAACCTATTTGGTGCAAGCAAAAGGTTTATCTGAAACAACCATGAGTTTTGTAATGGCTTCATTCGGGGTGGGGTATGCAATCTTTGGTTTCTTAATCCCAACACTTTCGGAGCGAACTGGTCGTAAACCAGCTTCATTAGTTTCTGGCTTTTTGCTAATACTCATCCCACTATCTATCGTTTTTGTGGATTCAATTCCATTAATGATGCTTCTTTTATTCATGGGTTCGGCTGGTTCTGGTGTAATTGGTATGTCGATGTCCGTTATTCCAGTTGAGTCTGTTCCATTACAATACTCAGGACTTGCTATCGGTTTAACAATCGGTATTGGTGAGTTGATCGGTGGATTCTTAAATCCAATGATTAATGGTGCTTTAGCAGACATGTATGGGATTCAGACACCATTATATGTAGCTGCTGCTGCAGGTGCACTTGCATTCCTATTTTGTTTCCTCTATAAAGAAACAGCACCAGCTAAAGTTCAAGCATCTCTAAGTGTTGATGCGAGTGTCCGAGTATAG
- a CDS encoding MBL fold metallo-hydrolase: protein MKNNIEVFPVIVPAANRLKSYNFFLVKNEHSLILIDAGLNTEDCWDSLLKTLKNHGFTLTDITGILLTHHHTNHIGLVNRIVSTHSIPVYAHPYAIHLLRRDIEYVKMRAEFFRKLYQEMGEKQVANLKNPIILGEKNKIHCEILEFTNHQLFGFELFEIPGHAPDQVAFYHKDSKWLFAGDILIDTISSNAYIEPNYDGSRTNSVIQQKLSLEKCLSLDAELVYSGHSMIIKTPNELIEKRIKELDEKASKYINIIKSGISTASGVAQLRYNDRYEKQFFSIMSQVIGYLDYLEFQGKIKKEMEKGIWHYYK, encoded by the coding sequence GTGAAGAACAATATAGAAGTATTCCCTGTTATCGTTCCAGCTGCTAATAGATTGAAAAGTTATAACTTTTTCTTAGTTAAAAATGAACATTCATTAATCTTAATTGACGCTGGATTGAACACGGAAGATTGCTGGGATTCCTTACTAAAGACCTTAAAGAATCATGGTTTCACACTTACTGATATCACTGGAATTTTGTTAACGCACCATCATACAAACCATATCGGTTTAGTAAACCGAATTGTATCTACCCATTCTATTCCCGTGTATGCCCATCCTTATGCGATACACTTATTAAGAAGAGACATTGAATACGTGAAAATGAGAGCAGAGTTTTTTAGAAAGCTATATCAAGAAATGGGGGAGAAACAAGTAGCTAATTTAAAGAATCCTATCATTTTAGGTGAGAAGAATAAGATCCATTGCGAAATCCTGGAGTTCACCAATCATCAACTATTCGGTTTTGAACTTTTTGAAATCCCAGGGCACGCTCCCGATCAGGTTGCCTTTTATCATAAAGACAGTAAGTGGCTATTTGCTGGTGACATATTGATCGATACTATTTCAAGTAATGCCTATATTGAACCAAATTATGATGGGAGTCGTACAAATTCCGTGATACAACAAAAACTGTCTTTAGAGAAATGTTTGTCACTAGATGCTGAACTCGTTTATTCCGGTCACAGTATGATCATAAAAACACCTAATGAATTAATTGAAAAAAGAATTAAAGAGTTAGATGAAAAAGCGAGCAAATACATAAACATAATCAAATCGGGAATCTCAACAGCAAGTGGTGTTGCCCAATTACGATATAACGATAGGTATGAAAAACAGTTTTTCAGCATTATGTCTCAAGTGATTGGTTATCTAGATTATCTTGAATTTCAAGGGAAAATTAAAAAGGAAATGGAGAAGGGAATTTGGCATTATTATAAATAG
- a CDS encoding cob(I)yrinic acid a,c-diamide adenosyltransferase, translated as MKIYTKTGDKGTTSLIYGQRVAKNDLRVEAYGTCDETNSMIGLALSYINGESFQKKVLIENVYHKIQTNLFHVGAELATPKGKEVKWSLNPSDIEEMEKHIDELNESLPALTNFILPGGHPAGAAFHVARTTARRAERCAVSLGEDVNPLVLAYLNRLSDLLFVTARFVNHVLGITEQTLHNEKK; from the coding sequence ATGAAGATTTATACAAAAACCGGTGATAAAGGAACGACATCTTTAATTTATGGGCAAAGGGTTGCAAAAAACGACTTGCGGGTAGAAGCGTATGGGACCTGCGATGAAACGAATTCAATGATTGGACTTGCATTAAGTTATATAAATGGTGAATCTTTTCAAAAGAAAGTATTAATAGAGAATGTGTATCATAAAATACAAACAAATCTGTTTCATGTTGGTGCAGAACTGGCTACACCAAAGGGAAAGGAAGTAAAGTGGTCTCTTAATCCAAGTGATATTGAAGAAATGGAAAAACATATTGATGAACTAAATGAATCACTCCCAGCATTGACTAATTTTATCTTGCCTGGAGGACATCCAGCTGGTGCTGCATTCCATGTTGCCCGGACCACGGCAAGAAGAGCAGAAAGATGTGCCGTTTCTTTGGGGGAAGATGTAAATCCTCTTGTTTTGGCATATTTAAATAGGCTATCTGACTTGCTATTTGTAACAGCTCGATTTGTAAATCACGTACTAGGTATTACAGAGCAAACGTTACACAATGAAAAAAAATAA
- the perR gene encoding peroxide-responsive transcriptional repressor PerR, which translates to MAMNQLKEALDTLKETGVRITPQRHAILEFLINSMSHPTADDIYKALEGKFPNMSVATVYNNLRVFREVGLVKELTYGDASARFDFVTSHHYHVICESCGKIVDFHYPGLNEVEQLASHVTGFKVNNHRMEVYGTCPECTSKEVH; encoded by the coding sequence ATGGCGATGAATCAGTTAAAAGAAGCGTTGGATACTTTAAAGGAAACGGGAGTACGTATAACTCCACAACGTCATGCGATACTTGAATTTTTAATAAACTCAATGTCACATCCTACTGCAGATGATATTTATAAAGCCTTAGAAGGGAAATTCCCTAATATGAGTGTGGCAACAGTTTACAATAATTTACGAGTATTTCGTGAAGTAGGTTTAGTAAAAGAATTAACATATGGTGATGCTTCGGCACGCTTTGATTTTGTCACATCTCACCATTACCATGTGATTTGTGAGAGCTGTGGAAAAATAGTTGATTTCCATTACCCCGGATTAAATGAAGTAGAACAACTTGCTTCACATGTGACGGGTTTTAAAGTGAATAATCATCGAATGGAAGTTTACGGTACATGTCCTGAGTGTACGAGTAAAGAAGTACATTAA
- a CDS encoding YgzB family protein has product MAKYSSKINKIRSFALSLIFIGFIVMYGGIYFRNSPLVMTIFMLIGLLFIIASTVVYFWIGMLSTRTIQVKCPTCGKHTKMLGRVDMCMHCREPITLDPALVGKEFDESYNKKSKK; this is encoded by the coding sequence ATGGCTAAATATTCAAGTAAGATAAATAAAATCCGTAGTTTTGCATTATCCTTAATCTTTATTGGTTTTATTGTTATGTATGGTGGAATTTATTTTCGTAACTCTCCACTTGTTATGACCATTTTCATGCTAATAGGACTTTTATTCATTATTGCTAGCACTGTTGTTTATTTTTGGATTGGGATGTTATCAACTAGGACGATACAAGTAAAATGTCCAACTTGCGGAAAACACACAAAAATGCTCGGAAGAGTAGATATGTGTATGCATTGTAGAGAACCTATAACCCTGGATCCTGCCCTAGTAGGCAAAGAATTTGATGAATCCTATAATAAAAAATCAAAAAAATAA
- a CDS encoding nucleotidyltransferase-like protein — protein MKDILRPIYQERASQSNTLGVLMVEKRHKSSHTTDTFDVILLIIVKEGEQPLLIKHYTYNDSKAAMHIVTEGQLNDWLLLGTNRKIFEWLQNAKILFDRNEYIENLKTELREFPFNGRKMKMGLEFAKLIRRYIDGKALFENKQYLDAYNYVVHSLHHLARLAVIENGLHPELTVWQQVKQIEPEIVKLYEELVNSEEAIEKRLELLFLASEFMIHSRTKVGCAHLLEVLSTKEYWTFNEIQNEKDLIPYSVDLAVLIEFLIEKGLIDVVSLDTKGHGIFHRCYQVSKKLT, from the coding sequence ATGAAAGACATTCTTCGGCCCATTTATCAGGAACGGGCTAGTCAATCCAATACACTTGGAGTATTGATGGTAGAAAAAAGACATAAATCAAGCCATACCACAGACACCTTTGATGTAATACTTTTAATTATTGTAAAAGAGGGAGAGCAGCCATTATTAATAAAGCACTATACTTATAATGATAGTAAGGCGGCAATGCACATCGTCACAGAGGGCCAATTAAATGATTGGCTTCTATTAGGCACGAATAGAAAAATATTTGAATGGCTTCAAAATGCAAAGATATTGTTTGATCGAAATGAATATATAGAAAATCTAAAAACAGAATTACGTGAATTTCCTTTTAATGGCCGTAAGATGAAAATGGGCTTAGAATTTGCAAAGCTGATAAGACGGTATATCGATGGAAAGGCGCTCTTTGAAAACAAACAATATCTAGACGCATATAATTATGTTGTTCATTCTTTACACCACTTAGCAAGACTTGCTGTGATTGAAAATGGTCTTCATCCCGAATTAACTGTTTGGCAGCAGGTAAAACAGATTGAACCGGAGATTGTAAAATTATATGAAGAACTTGTTAATAGTGAAGAAGCGATTGAAAAAAGGCTGGAGCTACTCTTTTTAGCCAGTGAGTTTATGATTCATTCTCGAACTAAAGTGGGTTGTGCCCATCTTTTAGAGGTTCTAAGTACAAAGGAATATTGGACCTTCAACGAGATTCAAAATGAAAAAGATTTAATTCCTTATTCTGTAGATTTGGCCGTTCTGATTGAGTTCCTAATTGAAAAAGGATTAATAGATGTTGTTAGTCTTGATACAAAGGGACATGGGATATTTCATCGATGTTATCAGGTGAGTAAAAAATTAACTTAA